The following coding sequences are from one Clostridioides difficile ATCC 9689 = DSM 1296 window:
- a CDS encoding PulJ/GspJ family protein, with protein MSLYKNNEKGLTLLEVIIAVFILTIVLSISYKVFNGITSAVKKQQIITDAQVNINLINKYLNRDLENCKELTKTGSGNNYEYNIEMPDNVVKYEVSIETKKNTEVYSVTRIQNNTIDTENEVREEIIYNQPLVQNNKEMKETPFKIEKQTGKSIYTVSIYYNESVQESHKNSNLNNKTYTFDVMSRIG; from the coding sequence ATGAGTTTGTACAAAAATAATGAAAAAGGTCTTACTTTATTAGAAGTAATAATAGCTGTTTTTATACTGACAATAGTTTTAAGTATTTCTTATAAAGTGTTCAATGGTATAACATCAGCAGTAAAAAAGCAACAGATTATTACAGATGCTCAAGTAAATATTAATCTAATTAATAAGTATCTAAATAGAGATTTGGAAAACTGTAAAGAACTAACTAAAACTGGTTCAGGTAATAATTATGAATACAATATAGAGATGCCAGATAATGTTGTAAAATATGAAGTTTCTATAGAAACTAAAAAAAATACAGAGGTATATTCTGTAACGAGAATCCAAAACAATACAATTGATACAGAAAATGAAGTTAGAGAAGAAATAATCTATAATCAACCACTAGTTCAAAACAATAAAGAAATGAAGGAAACACCATTTAAAATAGAAAAGCAAACTGGTAAATCTATTTATACTGTAAGTATATACTATAATGAATCAGTGCAAGAAAGTCATAAAAATAGCAATTTAAATAACAAAACTTATACATTTGATGTTATGTCAAGAATAGGGTAA
- the pilO gene encoding type 4a pilus biogenesis protein PilO, with translation MNKDIFKKDIKDIFKMEVSLKGILIKVIILLAILSYGYFGLYPQYQKYIATKNSVKQATEKLNIYKEKTALMPKYEKQLEEVESELKEKSKNLLYDMQDGLFLIGLDKKMKAYNIDLTSYDVGNVKEYEHFYGISTTISVRGDYRNVKKLMAYLEEQKNVTQILDYTMTSYIEPEKEEEETTNNKDLIKNVNINKDTKIYWVEGENKWHLYKDCPLIKEGEIIKNDKLLDRSTNYLCNTCVLRAATEKEAKKEVVAPKAEGVVDATFKFIMYTKENTTMILDTDNPSSWRPGKYNPFKSSAK, from the coding sequence ATGAATAAAGATATATTTAAAAAAGATATAAAAGATATATTTAAAATGGAAGTTAGTCTAAAAGGGATTCTTATAAAGGTTATAATTTTATTAGCTATTTTATCATATGGTTATTTTGGACTTTACCCTCAATATCAGAAATATATTGCTACAAAAAATTCTGTAAAACAGGCTACTGAAAAATTAAATATATATAAAGAGAAAACTGCACTTATGCCAAAATATGAAAAACAACTTGAAGAAGTTGAAAGTGAATTAAAAGAAAAAAGCAAAAATCTTTTATATGATATGCAAGATGGTCTTTTTTTAATAGGTTTAGATAAAAAAATGAAGGCTTATAATATTGACTTAACCAGTTATGACGTTGGAAATGTTAAAGAATACGAACATTTTTATGGTATATCAACAACAATAAGTGTTAGAGGTGATTATAGAAATGTCAAAAAATTAATGGCTTATTTAGAAGAACAAAAAAATGTTACTCAAATACTAGATTATACAATGACTTCATATATAGAACCAGAAAAAGAAGAGGAAGAAACAACAAACAATAAGGATTTAATTAAAAATGTGAACATAAATAAAGATACAAAAATATACTGGGTGGAAGGCGAAAATAAGTGGCATTTATATAAGGATTGTCCATTGATAAAAGAGGGAGAGATTATAAAAAATGACAAACTTTTAGATAGGTCTACTAATTATCTATGTAATACTTGTGTACTTAGAGCTGCAACAGAAAAAGAAGCAAAAAAAGAAGTCGTAGCTCCAAAGGCAGAAGGTGTAGTAGATGCTACATTTAAATTTATAATGTACACTAAAGAGAATACTACAATGATACTTGATACAGATAATCCATCTTCATGGAGGCCAGGAAAATATAATCCATTTAAGTCTAGTGCGAAATAA
- a CDS encoding peptidylprolyl isomerase encodes MKKVITLVIAMILVVSVTACSSSKGETVATVEGTKISSDEFKKTIALYKDSMEQTYGKDIWDKEVEKGVKYKDKFKDLILDQLITTEVIYSQAKKDNLLPKKEDVEKSFKELKDAMGKDEKYKEQLKKLGIDDEFLRDQQEKDLAMQNYQSNFAKKTKISDEEMKKYYDTHKDEFKKDEVEASHILLKTVDDNNKPLSDKEKAEAKKKAEEALKEVKSGEDFAKVAKKYSQDTSASDGGKLGFFSRGQMVAEFEDAAFSMKKGEVSDLVETQYGYHIIKVTDRINEQTSFEDAKETIKDQLLKNKYQEQIEKLTKEAKVEKDEKVINKITI; translated from the coding sequence TTGAAAAAAGTAATAACATTGGTAATAGCTATGATTTTGGTAGTATCTGTGACTGCTTGCAGTTCTAGTAAAGGAGAAACTGTGGCAACAGTTGAAGGTACAAAGATATCATCAGATGAATTTAAAAAAACTATAGCTCTTTATAAAGATTCTATGGAACAAACTTATGGAAAAGATATATGGGATAAGGAAGTTGAAAAGGGTGTAAAATACAAGGACAAGTTTAAAGATTTAATTCTTGACCAACTTATAACTACAGAAGTAATATATTCTCAAGCTAAAAAAGATAACTTACTTCCTAAAAAAGAGGATGTTGAAAAAAGTTTTAAAGAATTAAAAGACGCTATGGGTAAAGATGAAAAATATAAAGAACAACTTAAGAAATTAGGTATAGATGATGAGTTTTTAAGAGACCAACAAGAGAAAGATTTAGCAATGCAAAACTATCAAAGTAACTTTGCTAAAAAGACTAAAATATCAGATGAAGAAATGAAAAAATACTATGATACACATAAAGATGAATTTAAAAAAGATGAGGTAGAAGCTTCTCATATTTTATTGAAAACAGTAGATGATAATAACAAGCCACTTTCAGATAAGGAAAAAGCTGAAGCTAAGAAAAAGGCTGAAGAGGCTCTTAAAGAAGTTAAATCAGGTGAGGATTTTGCAAAAGTAGCAAAAAAATATTCACAAGATACTTCAGCAAGTGATGGTGGTAAATTAGGATTCTTTTCAAGGGGTCAAATGGTTGCTGAATTTGAAGATGCTGCTTTTTCTATGAAAAAGGGTGAAGTATCTGATTTAGTTGAAACTCAATATGGATACCACATAATTAAAGTGACAGACAGAATAAATGAGCAAACATCATTTGAAGATGCTAAAGAAACTATAAAAGACCAACTGTTGAAAAATAAATATCAAGAACAAATAGAAAAATTAACTAAAGAAGCTAAGGTAGAAAAAGATGAAAAAGTAATAAATAAAATCACAATCTAA
- a CDS encoding prepilin-type N-terminal cleavage/methylation domain-containing protein, whose protein sequence is MSKKNSERGFSLIEVLVAMAIMGIVLFAFFNIINTNNKANTKNDTDITSLNYVQSEIENLREKIKSGEFDFDSLDKLEDGTVVYEKLIDKSKKVVYDKVLSEGDVSLYDTPYEKITTIKDEDGNLIDKGNITNKIKTIVEDKSGQIYKIAVTGKSMNDYSSKKEVKIVTEIFKDK, encoded by the coding sequence ATGAGTAAAAAGAATAGTGAAAGAGGATTTTCCTTAATTGAAGTGTTAGTAGCTATGGCTATTATGGGAATTGTACTATTTGCATTTTTTAATATTATCAATACTAATAACAAAGCAAACACTAAAAATGACACAGATATAACTTCCTTAAACTATGTTCAAAGTGAAATAGAAAATCTAAGAGAAAAGATAAAAAGTGGAGAATTTGATTTTGATAGTTTAGATAAACTAGAAGATGGAACTGTCGTATATGAAAAATTAATAGATAAATCAAAAAAAGTTGTATATGATAAAGTTCTTAGTGAAGGTGATGTGAGCTTATATGATACTCCATATGAAAAGATTACAACAATAAAAGATGAAGATGGTAATTTAATCGACAAAGGAAATATTACAAATAAGATAAAGACTATTGTAGAAGATAAAAGTGGTCAGATATATAAAATAGCTGTAACTGGGAAAAGCATGAATGACTATTCAAGTAAAAAAGAGGTTAAAATTGTAACTGAAATATTTAAAGATAAATAA
- a CDS encoding prepilin peptidase, producing the protein MEYIIIISLFFAHLINKSLCVFCDREKKNLYNTFFIYIITVVLSVLIYLKFGISVECVQYMVLIPFLIIISIVDYYTIYVYDITIVSGIIVQGIIFLAFFNIAQFDYINHIFGLLIGFIIPYIIAKLTKGLGYGDVGLYSLCCFALGNNYGFYVIVLSFILAFLFFIILYITKVFKDVDIRKQIPFTPFISLSTILIIFTEYNIFNFYYNLLYKFI; encoded by the coding sequence ATGGAGTATATAATAATAATTTCCTTATTTTTTGCACATTTGATAAATAAATCTCTATGTGTTTTTTGTGATAGAGAAAAGAAAAATTTATATAATACGTTTTTTATTTACATAATAACTGTAGTTTTATCTGTATTAATATATCTAAAATTTGGGATTAGTGTAGAATGTGTACAATATATGGTTTTAATTCCATTTTTAATAATTATATCCATTGTAGATTACTACACAATATATGTATATGATATAACAATAGTTAGTGGTATAATAGTTCAAGGTATAATTTTTTTGGCCTTTTTCAATATAGCTCAATTTGATTATATAAATCATATATTTGGACTATTGATAGGCTTTATTATACCTTATATTATTGCTAAACTAACAAAAGGATTAGGCTATGGAGATGTAGGTCTCTATAGCTTATGTTGCTTTGCATTGGGAAATAATTATGGGTTTTATGTGATAGTTTTATCATTTATTTTAGCGTTTTTGTTTTTTATTATTTTATACATAACTAAAGTATTTAAAGATGTAGATATAAGAAAGCAAATTCCTTTTACACCTTTTATTTCCTTGTCAACAATTTTAATAATATTTACAGAGTATAATATATTTAATTTTTATTATAATTTGTTATACAAATTTATATAA
- a CDS encoding type IV pilus twitching motility protein PilT: MYIYDLLEQGIRLNASDIHITVGTNPVARVKGGFVKLSEQILTSEVTMQMAKDIAGESMFKVIEEHGEADFSASLKTGERFRVNAYRQKGNYAIAIRTITAEIPTFEKLGLPESIKSFTEKHKGLVLVTGPTGSGKSTTLASMINIINEKQQKHIITLEDPIEYVHHHKQSLVNQREVGTDTESFHSALRAILRQDPDVILIGEMRDPETVSIALTAAETGHLVFSTLHTVGAAKTIDRIVDMFQPSQQQQIKTQLSTVCEGVVSQQLLPTADGKGRIAAIELMFATPAIKNLIREGKTYQIPNMIQTGVKVGMKTMDQDLMELYKNGKITKDMALSRCTDQEFMTRMIGGVNYNGYYNR, encoded by the coding sequence ATGTATATTTATGATTTATTAGAGCAAGGTATAAGACTAAACGCATCAGATATACACATAACAGTTGGAACAAATCCTGTAGCTAGAGTAAAAGGTGGATTTGTAAAACTAAGTGAACAAATATTGACATCAGAAGTAACAATGCAAATGGCAAAAGACATAGCAGGGGAATCTATGTTTAAAGTAATAGAAGAACATGGAGAAGCTGATTTTTCAGCTTCTCTAAAAACAGGAGAAAGATTTAGGGTAAATGCATATAGGCAAAAAGGAAATTACGCAATAGCAATAAGGACTATAACAGCAGAAATTCCAACATTTGAAAAATTAGGCCTTCCAGAGAGTATAAAATCTTTTACTGAAAAGCATAAAGGATTAGTTTTAGTTACAGGTCCAACAGGAAGTGGTAAAAGTACAACACTTGCAAGTATGATAAATATAATAAATGAAAAACAACAAAAACATATAATTACACTTGAAGACCCGATAGAATATGTACATCACCATAAACAAAGTTTAGTAAATCAAAGAGAAGTAGGAACTGATACAGAAAGTTTTCATTCAGCCCTTAGAGCTATTTTGCGTCAGGACCCAGATGTAATACTAATAGGAGAGATGAGAGACCCTGAAACTGTTTCAATAGCATTAACAGCAGCAGAAACAGGTCATTTAGTATTTTCAACACTACATACAGTGGGGGCAGCTAAGACAATTGATAGAATAGTAGACATGTTTCAACCATCCCAACAGCAACAAATAAAAACACAGTTATCTACAGTTTGTGAAGGTGTGGTATCACAGCAGTTACTTCCTACAGCAGATGGGAAAGGCAGAATAGCAGCAATTGAATTGATGTTTGCTACTCCAGCAATAAAAAACCTGATAAGGGAAGGCAAAACATATCAAATTCCAAACATGATACAAACTGGAGTTAAAGTAGGTATGAAAACTATGGACCAAGATTTAATGGAACTTTATAAAAATGGAAAGATTACAAAAGATATGGCACTTAGTAGGTGTACTGACCAAGAGTTTATGACAAGAATGATAGGTGGAGTAAACTACAATGGATATTATAATCGTTAA
- the pth gene encoding aminoacyl-tRNA hydrolase, protein MYVVVGLGNPGKKYEKTRHNVGFDVIDILAKEYNISVTKIKHKALIGEGRVGTEKVLLVKPQTYMNLSGETLIDIYKYYKVDLSNIVVVYDDIDLEVGKIRIRKKGSGGTHNGMKSITKCLGSNDFPRVRVGVSKPEAGQDLADFVLSRFRKEESDNINEALEKAADAIDSIIRENIDMSMNKYNG, encoded by the coding sequence ATGTACGTAGTAGTAGGGTTAGGTAATCCAGGAAAGAAGTATGAGAAGACTAGACATAACGTTGGATTTGATGTTATAGATATTCTTGCTAAAGAATACAATATTAGTGTTACTAAAATAAAGCATAAAGCTTTGATTGGTGAAGGGAGAGTAGGTACTGAAAAAGTATTATTAGTTAAACCACAAACTTATATGAATTTAAGTGGAGAAACATTAATAGATATATATAAATATTATAAGGTTGATTTAAGTAATATAGTAGTAGTATATGATGATATAGATTTAGAAGTTGGAAAGATACGTATAAGAAAAAAAGGAAGTGGAGGAACTCATAATGGCATGAAATCTATAACTAAGTGCCTAGGTTCAAATGACTTTCCAAGAGTGAGAGTAGGTGTATCTAAACCAGAAGCTGGTCAAGACTTAGCAGACTTTGTACTTTCTAGATTTAGAAAAGAAGAATCTGATAACATAAATGAAGCATTAGAAAAAGCGGCAGATGCTATTGACTCAATAATAAGAGAAAATATAGATATGTCTATGAACAAATATAATGGATAG
- a CDS encoding prepilin peptidase yields MDIIIVNLYVFIVGIVFGSFFNVCIFRIPEGISISRPPSHCMSCNTRLKPIDLIPVLSYLMSGRKCRYCYEKISSRYAIVELITGLLFLTVFMLYGISTSTIYYLVLVSLLIIITFIDIDHFIIPDKILVFGAIFSMIFNLLFKEIPVKDSILGVFICGGSVWIIVLLIEFVIKKECMGGGDIKLFAMLGLYMGVKNGLLTALLSVYVGAVYGICVIIISRIKGKEYNSVIPYGPFISIGALITILSGKQLLELYFSMVI; encoded by the coding sequence ATGGATATTATAATCGTTAATCTATATGTATTTATAGTGGGTATAGTGTTTGGAAGTTTCTTTAACGTCTGTATTTTTAGGATTCCAGAAGGTATATCTATTTCTAGACCACCTTCTCATTGTATGAGTTGTAATACTAGACTAAAGCCAATAGACTTAATACCAGTGCTAAGCTATTTAATGAGTGGCAGAAAGTGTAGATATTGTTATGAGAAAATTTCTAGTAGATATGCTATAGTGGAATTAATTACAGGACTTTTATTTTTAACAGTATTTATGTTATATGGAATATCTACATCAACTATTTATTATTTGGTTCTTGTGTCTTTACTGATTATAATTACATTTATAGATATTGACCACTTTATAATACCAGATAAAATATTGGTTTTTGGAGCTATATTTTCTATGATTTTTAACCTTTTATTTAAAGAAATTCCAGTTAAGGATTCAATTCTAGGTGTTTTTATTTGTGGAGGAAGTGTCTGGATTATAGTTCTTTTGATTGAATTTGTAATAAAAAAAGAGTGTATGGGTGGAGGAGATATCAAACTATTTGCAATGCTAGGACTTTACATGGGTGTTAAAAATGGTCTTTTGACAGCCTTACTAAGCGTTTATGTAGGAGCAGTCTATGGAATCTGTGTAATAATTATAAGTAGAATAAAAGGAAAGGAATATAATTCTGTTATACCATATGGACCTTTTATATCTATTGGAGCATTAATAACAATCTTATCTGGAAAGCAATTACTTGAACTTTATTTTTCTATGGTTATATAG
- the mfd gene encoding transcription-repair coupling factor, which yields MNDVFLYPLQNSKEYKDIINCIKNTKGSLLVNGLLPVQKPHISYSIFNDLSRQMIFITSSDLEAKKVYEDLSFYMEDKVEYLGFQDIYFYHLDAKDRNEEAKKLKVLLKLANKEKIILVTSIEAVLRKYIPKQVLLDSVSHYKVGDSLDLEKLTEKLVSLGYERVSKIEGFGQFSIRGGIIDVFSLEYTNPIRMELFDDEIDSIRTFDVYSQKSIDKLQQFSITPSREFIYPEKTTDALVKLKKETTKNTDEGTFQNIDYISSKTYFEGVENYIDYIYPEENKSIFTYLADDAIVFINDITRLKERCENYINEFRENYKLNLERGLAIKNQGKLLYHYTDLEYLVKDKSVVLNSLLPKSINNFSIKSIINFESREVPTFNGKVDLLVEELNRLKYNGYKIILATNTLERANKLGKDLLDKGLETTISKDRDIEIKSSQVIIVPAHINSGFQYKSIKFVVITDNEMIGVYKRASKTSNKKVKKGKKIESFLDLSVGDYVVHENSGVGRYTGIEQITVNAIKKDYMKIVYQGGDNLYVPIDQMDKVQKYIGAEVEKVKLNKLGTNEWTKAKAKVKKEIEDMTKDLIELYAKREKIQGYKFSKDTPWQAEFESLFPYQETEDQLKAIEETKKDMESSKVMDRLVCGDVGYGKTEVAIRSIFKACMDQKQVAVLVPTTILAQQHYNTFKERFENYPLRVEVLSRFKTPKQQKQIIEDAKKGLVDILIGTHRIISKDINLPNLGLVVIDEEQRFGVKHKEALKKIKSTVDVLTLSATPIPRTLHMSLSGIRDMSVIEEPPQERHPVITYVTESKESVIQDEIERELSRGGQVFFVYNRVEHIEEMASMIQKLVPDARVAVAHGRMTSKSLENIILGFLNKDYDVLVCTTIIETGMDISNANTMIIYDADKMGLAQLYQLRGRVGRSSRQGYAYLLYEKDKTLSEIAEKRLKAIREFTEFGSGFKIAMRDLEIRGAGNILGSQQHGHMAVIGYDLYVKMLNDAIKKVKGEPIVEEIDVEIDLSVNAYIPDNYIKDELIKIEMYKKIASIENKEDMLDIQEELEDRFSDIPKPVQTLLTIAYIKSLCKILKIEKIRQLKDEILLVPITKYRTKQKIGYNIVTELEELLEKMCKVK from the coding sequence ATGAATGATGTTTTTTTATATCCTTTGCAAAATTCAAAAGAGTATAAAGATATAATAAACTGTATAAAAAATACAAAAGGCTCATTATTGGTTAATGGACTTTTACCAGTACAAAAACCTCATATATCGTATTCTATATTTAATGATTTATCACGACAAATGATTTTTATAACGAGTAGTGATTTAGAAGCAAAGAAAGTATACGAAGATTTAAGTTTTTATATGGAAGATAAAGTTGAATATTTAGGTTTTCAAGATATTTATTTTTATCACTTGGATGCAAAGGACAGAAACGAAGAAGCAAAGAAATTAAAAGTATTGTTAAAACTAGCAAATAAAGAAAAAATCATTTTAGTAACTTCTATTGAAGCAGTTTTAAGAAAATACATACCAAAACAAGTTTTGCTCGATAGTGTATCTCATTATAAGGTGGGAGATAGCTTAGACTTAGAAAAGTTAACTGAGAAATTAGTTTCATTGGGATATGAAAGAGTTTCAAAAATAGAGGGGTTTGGTCAATTTAGTATAAGAGGTGGAATTATTGATGTATTTTCACTTGAATATACAAATCCAATTCGTATGGAATTATTTGATGATGAGATAGATTCCATACGAACTTTTGATGTATATTCACAAAAATCAATTGATAAATTGCAACAATTCTCTATAACTCCATCTAGGGAATTTATTTATCCCGAAAAAACTACAGATGCATTAGTTAAATTAAAAAAAGAAACAACTAAAAATACTGATGAAGGTACATTTCAAAATATAGATTATATATCAAGTAAGACTTATTTTGAAGGTGTAGAGAACTATATAGATTATATTTATCCAGAAGAAAACAAAAGTATATTTACTTATTTAGCAGATGATGCAATAGTATTTATCAATGATATAACGAGACTTAAAGAAAGATGCGAAAATTATATAAATGAGTTTAGAGAAAATTATAAATTAAATCTTGAAAGAGGTCTGGCTATTAAAAACCAAGGTAAATTGTTATATCACTATACAGATTTAGAGTACTTAGTAAAAGACAAGTCTGTGGTATTAAACTCATTATTGCCAAAGTCTATAAATAACTTTTCTATAAAATCTATAATAAATTTTGAAAGTAGAGAAGTTCCTACATTTAATGGAAAGGTAGATTTGCTTGTAGAAGAATTAAATCGGCTGAAATATAATGGATACAAAATAATTTTAGCAACAAATACATTAGAAAGAGCAAATAAATTAGGAAAAGATTTATTGGACAAAGGCTTAGAAACGACCATTTCTAAAGATAGAGATATTGAAATTAAATCTTCACAAGTTATAATTGTACCTGCACACATAAACAGTGGTTTTCAGTATAAATCTATAAAGTTTGTTGTTATAACAGATAACGAAATGATAGGTGTTTATAAAAGAGCGTCTAAGACTAGCAATAAAAAAGTTAAAAAGGGAAAGAAAATAGAATCCTTTTTAGATTTAAGTGTTGGAGACTATGTAGTCCATGAAAATAGTGGTGTAGGTAGATACACAGGGATTGAACAAATTACAGTCAATGCTATTAAAAAAGATTATATGAAAATAGTATATCAAGGTGGAGATAATCTATATGTGCCAATAGACCAGATGGACAAAGTACAAAAATATATTGGTGCAGAAGTAGAAAAAGTTAAGTTAAATAAGCTTGGAACAAATGAGTGGACGAAAGCAAAAGCAAAAGTTAAAAAAGAAATTGAAGATATGACAAAAGACTTGATTGAGCTTTATGCAAAACGTGAAAAAATACAAGGGTATAAGTTTTCAAAAGATACACCTTGGCAGGCAGAGTTTGAATCGTTGTTTCCATATCAAGAAACAGAAGACCAATTAAAGGCTATAGAAGAAACTAAAAAAGATATGGAATCAAGTAAGGTAATGGATAGGCTAGTATGTGGAGATGTTGGTTATGGAAAAACAGAGGTAGCTATTAGAAGTATTTTTAAAGCTTGTATGGACCAAAAACAAGTTGCTGTATTGGTTCCAACAACAATATTGGCCCAACAACATTATAATACATTCAAAGAGAGGTTTGAAAATTATCCTTTGAGAGTAGAAGTTTTAAGTAGGTTTAAAACACCAAAACAACAAAAACAGATTATTGAAGATGCTAAAAAAGGATTAGTAGATATTTTAATTGGAACACATAGAATAATATCCAAAGATATAAATTTACCAAACTTAGGTCTTGTAGTCATTGATGAAGAACAAAGATTTGGAGTAAAACATAAAGAAGCTTTAAAGAAAATTAAATCTACAGTAGATGTACTTACACTTTCAGCAACTCCTATACCAAGAACATTACATATGTCTTTAAGTGGAATAAGAGACATGAGTGTTATAGAAGAACCTCCACAAGAAAGACATCCTGTAATAACATATGTTACAGAGAGTAAGGAAAGCGTAATTCAAGATGAGATAGAGAGAGAATTAAGTAGAGGTGGACAGGTATTTTTTGTATACAATAGAGTTGAACACATTGAAGAAATGGCAAGTATGATTCAAAAACTCGTACCAGATGCTAGAGTGGCTGTTGCACATGGAAGAATGACTTCTAAATCATTAGAAAATATAATCCTAGGATTTTTAAATAAAGATTATGATGTACTAGTCTGTACTACAATAATTGAAACTGGTATGGACATATCAAATGCAAATACAATGATTATATATGATGCAGATAAAATGGGATTGGCTCAACTTTACCAATTGAGAGGTAGGGTTGGAAGAAGTTCAAGACAAGGATATGCATATCTTTTGTATGAAAAAGATAAAACTTTAAGTGAGATAGCGGAGAAGAGATTAAAAGCTATCAGAGAATTTACAGAGTTTGGTTCTGGTTTTAAAATAGCAATGAGAGACCTTGAAATAAGAGGAGCAGGAAATATTTTAGGTTCTCAACAACATGGTCATATGGCAGTTATAGGTTATGATTTGTACGTTAAAATGCTTAATGATGCAATTAAAAAAGTCAAAGGTGAACCTATTGTGGAGGAAATTGATGTTGAAATAGATTTAAGTGTAAATGCATACATTCCAGATAATTATATCAAAGATGAGTTGATTAAAATTGAAATGTATAAGAAAATAGCTTCTATTGAAAACAAAGAAGACATGTTGGATATACAAGAAGAACTTGAGGATAGATTCTCTGATATACCTAAACCAGTCCAGACACTTCTTACAATAGCTTATATAAAATCGTTATGTAAGATATTAAAAATAGAAAAGATAAGACAATTAAAAGATGAAATATTATTAGTTCCAATAACAAAGTATAGAACTAAACAGAAAATAGGTTATAATATAGTTACAGAATTAGAAGAATTATTAGAAAAGATGTGCAAGGTAAAATAA